GGGTGGGCTGAGTTATGTCGGTGGGTATGTGTCGGCGGCAGCGTTGCTCAGCTTGATTGCTGTGCTGTGCCTGAAAGAGACGCGGGATAACGACTTGAACAAGGTCGTCTGATAAACAGCTATGGGGAGCAAGCCCCCTCCCCCATTTTGACCGCATTTCTACTGGAACAATGCGATCAAAATGTGGGAGGGGGCTTGCTCCCGATGCTTTAAAGCTCTACCACAACCGCCTGGGAAGCACGGGTCGCCTTGGCCCGAGCCGCTTCAATCGATTCATCCCGCGCCAACGCCACGCCCATGCGGCGCTGGCCATTCACTTCTGGCTTACCAAACAGACGCAACGCCGTGTCCGGCTCGCTCAGTGCAGCGCCGAGGTTGGCAAACGCGGTCTGGGTCGACTGCCCTTCCACCAGAATCACCGCCGACGCCGAAGGCCCGAACTGACGGATCAACGGGATTGGCAAACCCAGGATGGCACGCGCATGCAGGGCAAACTGCGACAGGTCCTGGGAAATCAACGTCACCAAACCCGTGTCGTGCGGGCGCGGCGACACTTCGCTGAACCACACCTGATCACCCTTGATGAACAGTTCCACGCCAAACAGGCCACGGCCACCCAAGGCTTCGGTCACGGCTTTGGCGACGCGCTCGGACTCTGCCAACGCAACCGGGCTCATGGCCTGTGGCTGCCAGGATTCCTGATAGTCGCCTTTCTCCTGACGGTGGCCGACCGGCGCGCAGAAGGTGGTGCCGCCGATGTGGCGCACGGTCAGCAGGGTGATTTCGTAGTCGAAGTCGATAAAACCTTCGATGATCACTCGGCCCTTGCCTGCACGTCCGCCTTCCTGGGCGTAATCCCAGGCTTTGCGCACGTCGTCAGCGCTGCGCAGCAGGCTCTGGCCCTTGCCCGACGAACTCATCACCGGCTTGACCACGCAGGGGAAACCCAGGTCCTGGACGGCCTTGCTGTAGTCCTCGAAGGTGTCGGCGAAATGGTACGGCGAGGTCGGCAGGTCCAGTTCTTCGGCGGCCAGGCGACGGATGCCTTCACGGTTCATGGTCAGCGACGTGGCGCGCGCAGTCGGGATCACGGTGAAGCCTTCGGCTTCCAGCTCAACCAGCGTCGCGGTGGCGATGGCTTCGATTTCCGGCACGATGAAGTGCGGCTTTTCGGCTTCGATGACGGCTCGCAGGGCGGCGCCGTCGAGCATGTTGATCACGTGGCTACGGTGCGCAACCTGCATGGCCGGCGCATTGGCGTAGCGATCCACGGCAATCACTTCAACGCCCAGGCGTTGCAGTTCGATTACCACTTCCTTGCCGAGCTCGCCGCAGCCACACAGCAAAACGCGGGTCGCGGTTGGCGACAATGGAGTTCCGATTCGGGTCATCTCAGGTCCTCAGGGGAGCGGATCATGGGGAGAAAGGCCGGCATTTTACATGAACTGTAAAAATTGGCCTCAGTTGGCGACGGCACGCTTGCGAATGCGCCAGGCCATGATCAGCCACACCGCGGTCACACCGGCGAACTTCGAGGCCAGGGCAGTGCCTACGACCACGGGCGTCAGCGCGCCGATCAGGCCGAAAAAGATAAACGTGTCGAGGGGGATGCTCAGCGCCGAACTTATCCACAGGCGATCGTGGAGCGGGCGCTTGGTGATGCTGAACACCAGCCAGTCGATGCACTCGGACACCGCGAATGCCGTGGCGCTGGCCAGGGCAATGGCCGGGTCGGAGGTGACATAGGACAGCACCAGCGCCGCCAGCATGGCAACGATCGCACCGTGGCCGAAGCGGGTTTGCACCATGTCGCGCAGGATGAAGACCAGGCCGCCCCAGGCGGACCAGATCACGTCCAGGTGCGGCGCGGTGGAGAAGGCGAAGTTGATCAGCACGACGCTGCTGATGTAGGCGATCAGGAAGAGCATGGGGCGAGGGACCTGTGAACAAGGGGCACAGGGTACTTCACATTTTGAAATATGTCGTCTGGGAGGGCCTCATC
The genomic region above belongs to Pseudomonas sp. S35 and contains:
- the purT gene encoding formate-dependent phosphoribosylglycinamide formyltransferase, producing the protein MTRIGTPLSPTATRVLLCGCGELGKEVVIELQRLGVEVIAVDRYANAPAMQVAHRSHVINMLDGAALRAVIEAEKPHFIVPEIEAIATATLVELEAEGFTVIPTARATSLTMNREGIRRLAAEELDLPTSPYHFADTFEDYSKAVQDLGFPCVVKPVMSSSGKGQSLLRSADDVRKAWDYAQEGGRAGKGRVIIEGFIDFDYEITLLTVRHIGGTTFCAPVGHRQEKGDYQESWQPQAMSPVALAESERVAKAVTEALGGRGLFGVELFIKGDQVWFSEVSPRPHDTGLVTLISQDLSQFALHARAILGLPIPLIRQFGPSASAVILVEGQSTQTAFANLGAALSEPDTALRLFGKPEVNGQRRMGVALARDESIEAARAKATRASQAVVVEL
- a CDS encoding VUT family protein, producing the protein MLFLIAYISSVVLINFAFSTAPHLDVIWSAWGGLVFILRDMVQTRFGHGAIVAMLAALVLSYVTSDPAIALASATAFAVSECIDWLVFSITKRPLHDRLWISSALSIPLDTFIFFGLIGALTPVVVGTALASKFAGVTAVWLIMAWRIRKRAVAN